A part of Citrifermentans bremense genomic DNA contains:
- a CDS encoding choice-of-anchor C family PEP-CTERM protein has product MKTLRKAVKSAAVSFVLLASVGTAHANLITNGSFEDGLYPGTTPYVTVGPGSSIIDGWTVVDGSIDWINTYWQASDGTKSIDLAGNYQHGLIVGTAFDTVVGQTYRVQFDMAGNPDRPYNKSLVSISTGDIFTTHDFTFEQAGNTRQNMGWVTQWFDFVATSDSAELFFGDITNELNPNEAWGAALDNVRVDPVPEPSTVLLLGAGLAAICFRRRKA; this is encoded by the coding sequence ATGAAAACTTTGAGGAAGGCAGTCAAGTCAGCAGCCGTGTCTTTCGTGCTTTTGGCAAGTGTCGGCACAGCCCACGCGAACTTGATCACTAACGGCAGCTTCGAGGACGGTCTTTATCCCGGTACGACGCCATATGTCACGGTTGGCCCTGGTTCCAGCATCATCGACGGCTGGACTGTGGTCGATGGCTCGATCGACTGGATCAACACCTATTGGCAGGCAAGCGACGGGACCAAGAGCATCGATCTCGCCGGCAACTACCAGCACGGCTTGATCGTGGGGACCGCTTTCGACACGGTGGTGGGGCAGACCTACCGCGTGCAGTTCGACATGGCCGGAAACCCGGACAGGCCCTACAACAAATCCCTGGTCAGCATCTCGACAGGGGATATTTTCACCACCCATGACTTCACCTTCGAGCAGGCAGGGAACACCCGCCAGAACATGGGATGGGTGACGCAGTGGTTCGACTTCGTGGCGACCAGCGACAGCGCCGAGCTCTTCTTCGGCGACATCACCAACGAGTTGAACCCCAACGAGGCCTGGGGGGCGGCACTCGATAACGTCAGGGTCGACCCCGTACCGGAACCTTCAACCGTCTTGCTTCTTGGCGCAGGATTGGCCGCCATCTGCTTCCGGCGCCGTAAAGCCTAG
- a CDS encoding AMP-binding protein has protein sequence MIFDCIENGQYNIGHICSTLQCSRGLAGKTAMRWIDTAGNSRDYSFADLDRESNKFANVLKRLGIQQGDVFFTFLPKAPEQFFAFLGTLKTQAICGTLFSNFGDEALMDRLGDSRAKGVVTKKSLYKKIARVRPRLPELRFVILVDDEPSADGVFSWNTLMAQAPDEFLSPHTPADAPSVLHYTSGSTGKPKGVLHRHGSILSQTMTAREVLGLKPEDTFWCTADQGWVTGTSYGIIGPWSLGVTQLHYGGAYDAQKWMELLGEEKITVWYSAPTALRMLMREDEQIFKSANLSALRHIFSVGEPLNPEVIHWARRLLNRDIYDTWFQTETGAIMISNCPGVEVRPGSMGKPVPGIEPVILSDDGAELPPGKQGNLCLKPGWPSMFVTYLNNETVYRQKFRHGYYHTGDTARRDEDGHFWFMGRSDDVINTAGHLVSPFEVESALLEVEEVAESGVIGAPDELLFEKVVAYVQLHERYKPTRDLELKIRLHVSNRASSVATPQEIVFCDSIPKNKSGKIMRRVLKALYLGDDPGDTSTLEI, from the coding sequence ATGATATTCGACTGTATAGAAAACGGGCAGTACAACATAGGGCACATCTGCAGCACGCTGCAGTGCTCCAGGGGATTGGCCGGCAAGACGGCGATGCGCTGGATCGACACCGCCGGGAACAGCCGGGACTACAGCTTCGCCGACCTGGACCGCGAAAGCAACAAGTTCGCCAATGTCCTCAAGAGGCTGGGGATCCAGCAAGGGGACGTCTTCTTCACCTTCCTCCCAAAGGCGCCGGAGCAGTTCTTCGCCTTCCTGGGGACCCTCAAGACCCAGGCAATCTGCGGGACCCTTTTCTCCAACTTCGGCGACGAGGCACTCATGGACCGCCTGGGGGATTCCCGGGCCAAGGGAGTGGTCACCAAGAAGAGCCTCTACAAGAAGATTGCCAGGGTTAGGCCGAGGCTTCCGGAGTTGCGCTTCGTGATACTGGTGGACGATGAGCCGTCTGCGGACGGGGTCTTTTCGTGGAATACGCTGATGGCACAGGCCCCGGATGAGTTCCTGTCTCCGCACACGCCTGCGGACGCCCCGTCCGTGCTGCACTACACCTCAGGCTCCACAGGAAAACCCAAGGGGGTGCTGCACCGGCACGGGAGCATCCTGAGCCAGACCATGACCGCCAGGGAAGTGCTGGGGCTCAAGCCTGAAGACACCTTCTGGTGCACGGCGGACCAGGGGTGGGTCACCGGCACCTCCTACGGCATCATCGGCCCCTGGAGCCTTGGCGTGACGCAACTCCACTACGGCGGCGCCTACGACGCCCAGAAATGGATGGAGCTTTTAGGCGAGGAGAAAATCACCGTCTGGTATTCGGCTCCCACGGCCTTGAGGATGCTGATGCGCGAGGACGAGCAGATCTTCAAAAGCGCCAACCTCTCAGCCCTGCGCCACATCTTCAGCGTCGGAGAACCTCTCAATCCGGAGGTGATCCACTGGGCCCGCCGCCTTCTGAACCGTGACATCTACGATACCTGGTTCCAGACCGAGACCGGCGCCATCATGATCAGCAACTGCCCCGGGGTAGAGGTCCGTCCTGGCTCCATGGGCAAACCGGTGCCCGGGATAGAGCCGGTGATCCTTTCCGACGATGGGGCCGAACTGCCGCCCGGAAAGCAGGGGAATCTCTGCCTCAAGCCCGGCTGGCCCTCAATGTTCGTGACCTACCTGAACAACGAGACGGTGTACCGGCAGAAGTTCAGGCACGGCTATTACCACACCGGCGACACTGCCAGGCGCGACGAGGACGGTCACTTCTGGTTCATGGGGAGAAGCGACGACGTAATCAACACCGCTGGGCACTTGGTAAGCCCCTTTGAGGTGGAGAGTGCGCTACTTGAGGTCGAGGAGGTGGCCGAGTCCGGGGTTATTGGGGCACCAGACGAGCTCCTCTTCGAAAAGGTGGTCGCCTACGTGCAACTGCACGAACGCTACAAACCGACGAGAGACCTGGAACTGAAGATCCGGCTGCACGTGTCGAACCGGGCCTCGAGCGTGGCCACGCCGCAGGAGATCGTCTTCTGCGACTCCATTCCCAAGAACAAGAGCGGCAAGATCATGCGCAGGGTCCTCAAGGCCCTCTACCTCGGGGATGACCCCGGAGACACTTCAACTTTGGAGATTTGA